One genomic region from Stackebrandtia nassauensis DSM 44728 encodes:
- a CDS encoding polysaccharide lyase family 7 protein, whose protein sequence is MRRFNRTTTVVLGSATLVGALAIAIPATSALAEDDCTYPAQVLDLKSWKVTLPVGEDEEPTEIKQPELAEFEMDPWFTPLEDCSGVQFRSAVDGVTTGGSKYPRSELREMNEDGSDETEWSGESGTHTMVIDEAITQVPNDKPDVVAGQIHGGDDDVSVFRLEGTKLYVTDGDTSDHHLITDDYELGTRFEAKFVVSDGEIKAYYNGELQTTLPADFDAGYFKAGAYTQANCDSPSDPCDETNYGEVHIYDIQVTHED, encoded by the coding sequence ATGCGACGCTTCAACCGCACGACAACCGTCGTGCTCGGTTCGGCAACCCTGGTCGGTGCGCTGGCCATCGCGATACCGGCCACCAGTGCGCTGGCCGAGGACGACTGCACCTACCCGGCACAGGTGCTGGACCTGAAGAGCTGGAAGGTGACGCTGCCGGTGGGGGAGGACGAGGAGCCCACCGAGATCAAGCAGCCCGAGCTGGCGGAGTTCGAGATGGATCCGTGGTTCACGCCGCTGGAAGACTGCTCGGGGGTCCAGTTCCGGTCGGCCGTGGACGGGGTGACCACCGGTGGGTCGAAGTACCCGCGTTCGGAGCTGCGGGAGATGAACGAGGACGGCTCGGACGAGACGGAGTGGTCGGGTGAGTCGGGGACCCACACGATGGTCATCGACGAGGCGATCACCCAGGTGCCCAACGACAAGCCCGACGTCGTGGCCGGGCAGATCCACGGCGGTGACGACGACGTGTCGGTGTTCCGCCTGGAGGGCACCAAGTTGTACGTCACCGACGGCGACACCAGTGACCATCACCTGATCACCGACGACTACGAGCTGGGCACCCGCTTCGAGGCGAAGTTCGTCGTCAGCGACGGCGAGATCAAGGCGTACTACAACGGGGAACTGCAGACCACGCTGCCCGCCGACTTCGACGCCGGGTACTTCAAGGCCGGTGCCTACACGCAGGCCAACTGCGACAGCCCCTCGGATCCGTGCGACGAGACCAACTACGGCGAGGTCCACATCTAC